The Synechococcus sp. WH 8101 sequence CCACGCAGCAGCTCCACGGTGAGCCCGGGCCAGTTGGCAATCTGGGCATTGCCGCCGGTAAGGCGGTTGTAAAGGGTGGACTTGCCCGTGTTGGGCATGCCGAGGAGGGCAATCTTCAGAGCAGACAGGTCCGCACTGCGGCGATGCCGCAGTCGGCGACGCCAGCGCGGCCTGACAGGCCCTGGCCCGCCATCTGGACAGGCACAGGAGTCAGCGGACGACGGAACGGGCTGATCAGAATCAGACATCACATCAGTGTACTAACAGAAACTGCGACTCCTTCTCAAGTTGTCATGGCTCCGCGGCCGACGCCCGCGATGTAATAGTTGAACACCTCGAACCACTCGATGGTGGATGCCCGCTCGATCCTCTGGATGCGCATCGAGCCGGTTTAGCCACTCGTTCCATGGCGGCGCCAACCAGGTTCATTGGCATGAGGACTGATCCACGACATACGGCATCGGTCGCGCCAATCCGGGCTGGTACAAAGGGTGCGCCGGCTCACCGGATTGATTGATTTTCAGGCACATCAACTCCGGAATCATCACCCGGACGTCCTGAGAGCGACCCAAATAGGAGCCATGATTTCCCCATGCCGCGACCACAAGCCCAGCCTTCTTAACCAGCCTGATGATCCAATCATCATTGCCTGAACCAATGGGTTGATCAGCGGCCTTCAGATCACCTGGGGTCGTTGCTCGAAATGCAAAGAGGTTGGCCATGCATAACCCTCCATATCCCCAGTCGTGAGAAAAAGCGATGCATCGACGGATCGTTGGATCATTGACAGCTTCATCGGCACTGGATGGATTCAGACCGATAAACATTGCGCAGGGCCTTGAATCATCCCAGAGGCGCCACAACGCATACCGATACGTCCTGCAGCCTGAAAAAATGGCATCGGATTTCACGACTGCTCCTTTATGTTTTTAGCTTGATATATCCATCCTCAGCAAACAGAGAGATGGTGGTCCGGGGTCTCCATAGGTTGGGAGAAGTCAAAGGGAGCGTGCCAGGTGGCGTCGCGTCGTTTGGCTGATCACCAGCGCCACCACAAAGCCCAGAAATTGCACCATCACCACACACGGACCTGAGGGCAGGTTCGTTAAGCCGGAGCCCAGTAACCCCACGAGGGCGCACCCTCCTCCCAGAAGAGCTGAACTGACTACGTAAACAGGAAAACGACGGCTGAGAAGGCGGCCGGCGCACGCAGGAATCACCACAAACGCACTGATCAACAAGACACCCACCGCC is a genomic window containing:
- a CDS encoding DUF1643 domain-containing protein, yielding MKSDAIFSGCRTYRYALWRLWDDSRPCAMFIGLNPSSADEAVNDPTIRRCIAFSHDWGYGGLCMANLFAFRATTPGDLKAADQPIGSGNDDWIIRLVKKAGLVVAAWGNHGSYLGRSQDVRVMIPELMCLKINQSGEPAHPLYQPGLARPMPYVVDQSSCQ